From a region of the Rathayibacter sp. VKM Ac-2804 genome:
- a CDS encoding M14 family zinc carboxypeptidase — protein sequence MRTRTALTSGCAALALAAGGLLIAPAATATTTATPTAAAPSAFERVDLVRPASAPITEPASYPYREALTEVAVDPTDASLTRGVTPYDQIAPALNDLAARSDRVSTQVVGKSGLGRDIYLVTVTAPESAAETAQQAEWRDRLKNEPEAAAADAELMAEYKVPTWFNGNIHGNEWEGSDAILDYIEKVATAEDAETEALLEGNRLYFTVTNNPDGRALGQRAVAAGYDPNRDMITGATNEAAVIRDLSSVLQPTYFIDIHGYTGILQVEPCGPPHGENYEYDLFLPHAYATALEIERRVVEADVPGNTYKAADGSVTTENTGQILIPYRDIRAGWDDWPPIFAPQYVAFQGAITNTVELPLGRTDNETPEQIAEGQANADIDIEIAGIVMDASVDYIEANRDALLSNQVQIFERGVTGAPAVEIPADVSASDLPAGTPTEWTEIWDKTDVYTTEYPRAYVIPAGDAQRSASDAETLVAQLLAHGVEVDRTTTAMTAGGTTYQAGSYVVDMHQPVRGLANVLLADGTDISDRVPEMYDVSAWSLSLLWGADVIPVGSTLDPMPAVELEPVTAVAPSGSVPADAGYLAFEPRGVLEYQAVNALLGAGVALEQFADGTIALRADADGLAAAKAAAAEFGVDFSATTAERIEDEDGTALSAVRVAYSGSHEDRDALAKLGFADAVAVTAETLASGETVLTDADVLLLGRALSFTPEQAAGRTAVEEFLAAGGDVVGRGGAGAAFATDFGLATLTAQTGTGGSNGIVSVETPADGILGDYPQDTAFVSPALWFDGFDASVTVEQSYAAEDTFVAGHWVASEGQSRSDAAGQASAVSFATESGTEGFLFGTSPVFRNHPVGAFSDVARALLAVAPEGAAVELPGTPEPTATPTATPEPTATPEPTATPEPTATPEPTATPEPTATPEPTATPEPTVTPEPSATPEPTATAAPTVAPTAAPEPTATATAAPVATPGTGGLASTGVDTGPWLLLSGGAVVLGLGALLIARSRREAEEA from the coding sequence TTGAGAACACGCACCGCCCTGACCTCCGGCTGCGCGGCCCTCGCGCTCGCCGCCGGCGGTCTGCTGATCGCGCCCGCCGCGACAGCGACCACCACCGCGACACCGACCGCCGCCGCACCCTCCGCCTTCGAGCGGGTGGACCTCGTCCGCCCCGCCTCGGCGCCGATCACCGAGCCCGCGAGCTACCCCTACCGGGAAGCCCTCACCGAGGTCGCGGTCGATCCGACCGACGCCTCGCTGACCCGCGGCGTCACGCCGTACGACCAGATCGCGCCGGCGCTGAACGACCTCGCCGCGCGCTCCGACCGCGTCTCGACCCAGGTGGTCGGGAAGTCCGGCCTCGGCCGCGACATCTACCTGGTCACCGTCACCGCACCCGAGTCCGCCGCCGAGACCGCGCAGCAGGCCGAGTGGCGCGATCGCCTGAAGAACGAGCCGGAGGCGGCCGCAGCCGACGCCGAGCTGATGGCCGAGTACAAGGTGCCGACCTGGTTCAACGGCAACATCCACGGCAACGAGTGGGAGGGATCCGACGCGATCCTGGACTACATCGAGAAGGTCGCCACCGCCGAGGACGCCGAGACCGAGGCGCTCCTCGAGGGCAACCGCCTCTACTTCACCGTCACCAACAACCCCGACGGCCGGGCCCTCGGCCAGCGCGCCGTCGCGGCGGGCTACGACCCCAACCGCGACATGATCACGGGAGCGACCAACGAGGCGGCCGTCATCCGCGACCTCTCCAGCGTCCTGCAGCCGACCTACTTCATCGACATCCACGGCTACACCGGCATCCTGCAGGTCGAGCCCTGCGGCCCGCCGCACGGCGAAAACTACGAGTACGACCTGTTCCTGCCGCACGCCTACGCGACCGCGCTCGAGATCGAGCGCCGCGTCGTCGAGGCGGACGTGCCCGGCAACACCTACAAGGCGGCCGACGGCAGCGTCACGACCGAGAACACGGGCCAGATCCTGATCCCCTACCGCGACATCCGCGCGGGCTGGGACGACTGGCCCCCGATCTTCGCGCCGCAGTACGTCGCCTTCCAGGGCGCGATCACCAACACGGTCGAGCTGCCGCTGGGCCGCACCGACAACGAGACGCCCGAGCAGATCGCCGAGGGCCAGGCGAACGCCGACATCGACATCGAGATCGCCGGGATCGTCATGGACGCCTCGGTCGACTACATCGAGGCCAACCGCGACGCCCTGCTGAGCAACCAGGTGCAGATCTTCGAGCGCGGCGTCACCGGCGCCCCCGCCGTCGAGATCCCCGCCGACGTCTCCGCCTCGGACCTGCCGGCCGGCACGCCGACCGAGTGGACCGAGATCTGGGACAAGACCGACGTCTACACGACCGAGTACCCCCGCGCCTACGTCATCCCCGCCGGTGACGCCCAGCGCTCGGCGTCCGACGCCGAGACCCTCGTCGCGCAGCTGCTCGCGCACGGCGTCGAGGTCGACCGCACGACCACGGCGATGACCGCGGGCGGCACGACCTACCAGGCCGGCTCCTACGTCGTCGACATGCACCAGCCCGTCCGCGGCCTCGCGAACGTGCTGCTCGCCGACGGCACCGACATCTCCGACCGCGTGCCCGAGATGTACGACGTCTCGGCCTGGAGCCTCTCGCTGCTCTGGGGCGCCGACGTGATCCCGGTCGGCTCCACGCTCGACCCGATGCCCGCCGTCGAGCTCGAGCCGGTCACCGCGGTCGCTCCGAGCGGCAGCGTCCCCGCGGACGCCGGCTACCTCGCCTTCGAGCCGCGCGGCGTGCTCGAGTACCAGGCGGTGAACGCGCTCCTGGGCGCCGGAGTCGCGCTCGAGCAGTTCGCCGACGGCACGATCGCCCTCCGCGCCGACGCCGACGGCCTCGCCGCCGCGAAGGCCGCCGCCGCCGAGTTCGGCGTCGACTTCTCGGCGACCACCGCCGAGCGGATCGAGGACGAGGACGGCACCGCGCTCTCCGCCGTCCGCGTCGCCTACTCCGGCTCGCACGAGGACCGCGACGCGCTGGCCAAGCTCGGCTTCGCCGACGCGGTCGCCGTCACGGCCGAGACGCTCGCCTCGGGCGAGACCGTCCTGACCGACGCGGACGTGCTGCTGCTGGGCCGCGCGCTGTCCTTCACCCCGGAGCAGGCCGCGGGCCGCACCGCCGTCGAGGAGTTCCTCGCGGCGGGCGGCGACGTGGTCGGCCGCGGCGGAGCGGGAGCGGCCTTCGCGACCGACTTCGGCCTGGCGACGCTGACCGCGCAGACCGGCACCGGCGGCTCGAACGGCATCGTCTCGGTCGAGACCCCGGCCGACGGGATCCTCGGCGACTATCCGCAGGACACCGCCTTCGTCTCGCCGGCCCTCTGGTTCGACGGCTTCGACGCGTCCGTGACGGTGGAGCAGAGCTACGCCGCCGAGGACACCTTCGTCGCCGGGCACTGGGTCGCCTCCGAGGGCCAGTCCCGGAGCGACGCGGCCGGGCAGGCCTCGGCCGTCTCGTTCGCGACGGAGTCGGGCACCGAGGGCTTCCTCTTCGGCACCTCGCCGGTCTTCCGCAACCACCCGGTCGGCGCGTTCAGCGACGTCGCCCGAGCGCTGCTCGCCGTGGCGCCCGAGGGCGCGGCCGTCGAGCTGCCGGGGACGCCGGAGCCGACGGCGACGCCGACCGCGACGCCGGAGCCGACGGCGACTCCTGAGCCGACCGCGACGCCGGAGCCGACCGCGACTCCCGAGCCGACGGCCACGCCCGAGCCGACCGCGACCCCGGAGCCCACCGCGACTCCCGAGCCGACGGTGACCCCGGAGCCCTCCGCCACGCCGGAGCCGACCGCGACCGCCGCTCCGACGGTCGCGCCCACCGCGGCTCCGGAGCCCACCGCCACGGCGACCGCGGCACCCGTCGCGACGCCCGGCACCGGCGGCCTCGCGTCGACCGGCGTCGACACCGGCCCCTGGCTGCTGCTCTCGGGAGGTGCTGTCGTGCTCGGTCTCGGCGCCCTGCTGATCGCCCGCAGCCGCCGCGAGGCCGAGGAGGCGTAG
- a CDS encoding SLC13 family permease, with protein MPEWYTLGVVALVIVVVVVAIVRFRFNPVLALAVGAAAIGLLTGLGPVDTVSTMTRGFGEVMMEAGLLIGWGVLIGAMLNEMGAVVRLVEGLLRVFGKRGIPYALGLSFATYLQTIFVDALIVIAAPLARRIAPRLGRNGTGIVAVTFAVGLEMGIVMMVPGFAAVALAGLLGVPLGVMMLGGFAVVAPTVVLTILLMSLAFRMGFWDPARDEQLVVRDETAGLATVPAGERVEGEAAGGSASAGSARSAGGPSDGGERGTDGGRDSAGALDSAVAHDADAPRERPLLLLFAPMLLALLLIAAQAVLSVAGAEVPVLQFLGNPVIALLLAVIATGLVGRSVAGTARMEKAVAKGFQDGGQIFLLTGVGGALAAVIAEGDLGEVLKGYFSANASAPLLLVWVMAAVLHIAVGSVTLSAITAAGVVAPVAATLGLDPLLIALAAGSGALFCIHVTSNTFWLLQSFLGQSVRGALKSVTVGVSLASVLALGMVLLLSLFLG; from the coding sequence CACCCTCGGCGTCGTCGCCCTGGTCATCGTCGTGGTCGTCGTCGCGATCGTCCGCTTCCGCTTCAATCCGGTGCTCGCGCTCGCCGTGGGCGCCGCGGCCATCGGGCTGCTGACCGGGCTCGGTCCCGTCGACACCGTCTCGACCATGACCCGCGGCTTCGGCGAGGTGATGATGGAGGCGGGGCTCCTGATCGGCTGGGGCGTCCTGATCGGCGCGATGCTCAACGAGATGGGCGCCGTCGTGCGCCTCGTCGAGGGGCTGCTGCGGGTCTTCGGCAAGCGCGGCATCCCCTACGCGCTGGGGCTGTCCTTCGCCACGTATCTGCAGACGATCTTCGTCGACGCCCTGATCGTCATCGCGGCACCGCTCGCCCGGAGGATCGCGCCGCGGCTCGGCCGGAACGGCACCGGGATCGTCGCGGTCACCTTCGCCGTCGGCCTCGAGATGGGCATCGTGATGATGGTGCCGGGCTTCGCGGCCGTGGCGCTCGCGGGGCTGCTCGGGGTGCCGCTCGGCGTGATGATGCTGGGCGGCTTCGCGGTGGTCGCGCCGACCGTGGTGCTCACCATCCTCCTGATGTCGCTCGCCTTCCGGATGGGCTTCTGGGACCCGGCGCGCGACGAGCAGCTCGTCGTCCGCGACGAGACCGCCGGGCTCGCCACGGTGCCGGCGGGGGAGCGGGTGGAGGGCGAGGCCGCCGGCGGGTCGGCCTCGGCCGGGTCCGCACGATCCGCGGGAGGCCCGTCCGACGGCGGCGAGCGCGGGACGGACGGTGGCCGTGACTCCGCCGGAGCGCTCGACTCCGCCGTCGCGCACGACGCCGACGCCCCGCGCGAGCGCCCGCTGCTCCTGCTGTTCGCCCCGATGCTGCTCGCGCTGCTGCTCATCGCCGCTCAGGCCGTGCTCTCGGTCGCGGGCGCGGAGGTGCCGGTGCTGCAGTTCCTCGGCAACCCGGTGATCGCGCTGCTGCTCGCCGTGATCGCCACCGGGCTCGTCGGCCGCTCGGTCGCGGGCACGGCGCGGATGGAGAAGGCGGTGGCGAAGGGCTTCCAGGACGGCGGCCAGATCTTCCTGCTCACCGGCGTCGGCGGGGCGCTCGCCGCGGTGATCGCGGAGGGCGACCTCGGCGAGGTGCTGAAGGGCTACTTCTCGGCGAACGCCTCCGCGCCGCTGCTGCTGGTCTGGGTGATGGCGGCCGTGCTGCACATCGCCGTCGGCTCGGTCACCCTCTCGGCGATCACCGCCGCGGGCGTCGTCGCCCCGGTCGCCGCGACCCTCGGACTCGACCCGCTGCTGATCGCGCTCGCCGCCGGCTCCGGCGCGCTGTTCTGCATCCACGTCACCTCGAACACCTTCTGGCTGCTGCAGAGCTTCCTCGGCCAGTCCGTCCGCGGCGCCCTCAAGTCGGTGACGGTCGGCGTCTCCCTCGCCTCGGTCCTGGCCCTCGGCATGGTGCTCCTCCTCTCCCTCTTCCTGGGCTGA